ATTTGCAGAGTGAGCGCATGCTTTGCATATGTTATTTTCCAATTCAAGTAAAAACACGTACGACAAAGGGCTATTTCCTGGATTTAGATAGATATGGAAAATCTTACATATATAATTACTAAGATAGAATTTTATATTCAATAAGTCACCTTTATTAAAGGAGCAAAATTGTAAGAAATAGAGACTATGTCAAAAAATTCATCATGATATTCAGatgggggttgaccttggcctgtactgcccgggaaaccccagggccaacgcacccagtggacagctacagaccatgtcggagcaccaccaccctgccctgcacagcagatcctccatggagggtcgaGGTTGTGTGGTCATTGGTCACAACCAGTCTTTGCAGATGACTGGCCTtagcaaatccctcccattgatctgccaacagcaaccaaggctcaactacaagaggagggtgtactcagcccgcATGAAGGGCATACCTtgggtacccagcttgggtgatagaggaggctgtgccactggaccctacaagacatctactacattagaccacactactgagacatggagtcaaagcagctctacataatacatagaaataaacacagggaggcagccgaaataaggagacaaagaaacatgacccaaatgagagaacagataaaaactccagaaaaagagctaaacgaaattaagataagcaatctatcagaggcagagttcaaaataccgtttataaggatgctcaaggaacttagtgaggacctcagcagcataaaaaagattcagtcagaaatgaaggatacactaattgaaataaaggacaatttacagggaaacaacagtagaatggaagaaactgagaatcaaatcaatgatttggaacataaggaaacaaaaaatacccatgcagaatgacaagaagaaaaaagaatttaaaaaatgaggacagtataagcagcctctgggacaattttaagaggtccaatattcacctcataggtgtgccagaaggagaagagaaagagcaagaaattggaaatctatctgaaaaaacagtgaaagaaaatttccctaatttggtgaaatagacatgcaaatccaggaagggcagagtcccaattatgatggatgcaaaggggCTCAGTCTGAGACACATCATTATTagaaggccaaaggttaaagataaagagagactcttaaaagcaagagaaaagaaattagttatcAGAAAGTTACCAGatgagaggggggaggaggagaatgggtgaagaggtaaagggagtaagaagtacaaataggtagttagagaatagccatggggatgtaaagtacagtgtaggaaatagagtagccaaagaacttatactcatgacccatggacctgaaaaaaggtggggggattgcctgagggaatgaggggtactgggtgggggaggggagcaaagggggaaaatcaggacaacggtaatagcataatcaataaaacataatttaaaaattcatcatgtTGTAATCATCATGTGCTAGGATTTGGTTTAAATCTACTAATGAGACATGATATAAATTTTGTTTGAAGTCAACAGGACATGGTCTAAattttttgaagagaaaattacataaataatgcATTATAACACCATGTGACAAGTGCTGTAATCATGGAGGTAGATAAGAAGGTCCATTATCAGAAAGTGGTTGATTCAgcagtttccatttccttcttctcACCCTCCCCAACTCAGAGAAGCCAGCCCCCAGAAACTGAATCACAAGTAGGAAGGGAGTTCCTCCcaagaaataaataaggaaatgcaaTTCAGAGTAACAGTTGATGactggggcagaggaggtggcGTGAGGAGGAGGCACTGCCTGTGATCTAGAGTTTCCAATGAAACAAGCGACAGATGCCATTTTTGGAACTGCTGGTAAGAAGGGGAAACGCCTGGATGCGAAGGCCTCAGTgaaattgccctgactggtgtggctcagttggctgggcttggtcctgcaaagtgaaaggtcaatGGTGCaattcccagtcggagcacatgcctatgttgtggattcagtccctggttgggctctagatagatgtttctctccctctctttctcccttccttcccctctctctgctaaacaaacaaacaaacaaacaaacaacaaacatttaaagCCTCAGTGAAACCGGCCATCCCACCTGCTCTTGTCTTTGCTGCACCTCCGTCAAGACCAGGATTAGCAATCAAAGGGATAGGGCAGAACCATAGCCCACGTGCTTTCAGAGAAGCAACTACAGACACAGGAAGGACAGAACTCCTAAGGTGTGGTCGCACTTTGCTAGTGTCTTGTTTCCTTCACTGTTCCAGCCCCTTTTGGGGGAATCAAAGCCCTCCAGTTTGCCCCCAATTTAGCTTCATCATCCATATTTGCTCCACCACTCCTCAGCTACACCGAtggctctctcctccttctgagtCAGCAACTTCACACCTGTGATTCTGCATCAGCTGGACCTCGGCAACCACCCCATCTATGAATGTTCAAATCCTGTGTAGCTTTCAAGACCCAACCAGAGTTCTGTCCTTTCCATGAAGCCTTCCTCAGCCCTCCCCTGGGATGTCGTTGCTTCCTCCTCCTGGCATTCggagctttcatttatttttctcctaggaACCTTAGCACTTTCTGCTAGTTGCTATGGTTACCTGtttatacagggtagggcaagagtaggtttacagttgtgagtatgcaaaacacagagtttattcttgaattattatttactaattactgCATTATattccatacaaacaattgtatacctacttttgccccaccctgtatatactcTACCTGCCCACACCAGACCTGGGGCATCTAGAGGACAAAGACAATTAAGAAGAActaaatctgccctggctggtgtggctcagtggactgagtgcctgcttgcaaaccaaagtgttgccagtttgattcccagtcagggcatatgcctgggttgcgggccgggaccccagtggggggcactcaagaggcaaccacacattaatgtttctcttcctctctttctccttccttcccctctctaaaagtaaataaataaaatctttaaaataaataagtaaataaaataaccaaatctATTTCTCATTATATACTGTGATGTATGCTTATGTAActataaaatgataaagaatggagaagaaaaaaacatacagacctGACTGAGAAAGCAGGCCCTTTCACACCACTGAaattatgaattaaaaagaataagaaaactgCTTTGAATTTGGCATTATTTATGTAAATGTCATATAAGTTCCTTAAAATAGTTCAGAGAAGTGGAAATCAAAACTTCATTTTAGCAAAGGCCATTGGACAAAAACTTTGGTATATCTCCcaaaaatttctttcaaattaaaatcaaacaatTGACAAGAACGTACTTTCAAccaatattgttattttaaaacaaaatgtgtttgtAAATTTTTGAGCTGAATAAGAAGGTAAATAatgagaaaactccagaaaaagagaaaaacaacaaaatcactCACCTATCTCTCACACATTTATAAGTAATATTGCTGCATTGGGTCATTTATTTcccatgctttttattttttctatgccacacacacacaaggcatacacacacatgcatatacatatacacacatatacatatacacacatacatacacacatatgtatacacatacatgcatatgtatatgtatacatatacatgtgtatataaaatatatggttACAATATTTgccatatatgtgtatacatttgTACAATCCTTCATCTTGTATAACTTGTACAacttttcatcttattttaaaaatatttattctgctACACTCCATTCAGCTTAAGGGTTTAATAATAGATGAGCCAGTGGCAATACCATAATTCACCATTCCTGGTAGAGGAGAGTGTAGGTTTCCTTGTTTTAGAGCTACAAACGATGCCAGCTCAGAGACATCTTTATGTTTGAAGATGCTCCCATATTTGGATTTGTTTCTTTAGAACTCTTTCCTAGAAATGTGTTCTTTAAGTTCACAGGTATAACTATTGGTTAGGCTTCTGACACAGTAACACCCACATCTAAGGAACTTTTATGACCCTCAGCTAGTGTTCAACCCAGTGACCCGAGTTATTCGGTGACCCTTAGATGAATGGACACATGCCAGAATCATGACCTCATGCTTCCTTGTCCTCTAGCGGGGATTCCTTAATTCAGTGTCTTCATccaagggaggctgtgccaccctCCACAACATCATCACATCTGCCCATGCGAGTGGCAGAGCAGCTGAGGAAGCACAGAGGTTTCAGCTCTGTGGGAAGGACATGCATAGCGTTCATGTATAGATCGGTTCCTATGGAACGGGGCCAGCTCAGAATAGCCCTGAGTGGAGACACCCTCTTTTTTCCTCTGGCTCTGGGGGGAAACAATTTCACCACAAGAAACCAGCACGAGTCATGAGGTGTGTGCTCAGAGAAGCTATTCTTGGATATCCTGACCGCCTGTGGTCACTGGGACCCGAGTTGTGCAACACAATCTGACAGCACCACTGTGCTTCAAAATTTCCCTCCTCACCCCCGGGTTCCATTTCCCCATCCGCCAGGGGGCCTATaaagagcaggggagggagatggctcCGCAACGCATCGTAGAGGGACGCAGCCAGCAGCGAGCGcccactcccatctctgccctcctgACACTCGAGCTCGCACGCCTTCTGCTCAGCATCATGAAGGTCTCCGGGGCTGTGCTGGCCGCCCTCCTCTGCGCCGTGGCCCTTTGCAGCCAGGTCTTCTCTGCACCACGTGAGTCTGCGCTGTTGCTGAGTGTTCCCCCTCTCTGGCCACGGTCAGACCACAGCCGTCTTTTCTCGTGGTCTTGAGAGCCCTGAGAGAAAATAGAGAACTTCCTAAAGGGTTATAAagcatctttgcttttttttttcctctgcaagacttttattttcatcttataaaGGAGTGTAAGCTAGCCTAGTCCCCATACCCGAGAGCCAGGGTAGGGTAGGAAAGTAacagtcccattttacaggtggcaAAGTAGGGACCTAAGCAAGTGAGTTTGCAAGAGGCACACCCAGTGGTATCATTCTTCCACGAACTCATTCTAGGTCCCCCAGGGGCTCTGTTCCTTGGATGTCTTAGGACACGCGTCCGAGGTTTCTCTTTTGCTGGATCTGACAACATTCCTTGAAGGGAGATGAGATCAGAGACCAGTCTGCTTGGATGTCTGGATCACAGGGAGAAGGAGCCCCAAATGGAGACTCAAACAGAAAGAAAGATACGGACAGAAACaaggacagaggcagggacaTTTCTAGGCAAATGTGCCCAGTGCCCTCTAGTGACCTCATCTCTCAGCCCCCGCCCTGAGCAAGGCCGTGTTGGTCTGTGTCTTCCTCTCAGAGATCAGACTGCAgatcttcccttttctcctgcaCTATAACTCAGGCTCATTCTGTTCCTTCCTCTCCAGTGGGCGCTGACACCCCGACCGCCTGCTGCTTCTCCTACACCTCCCGGCAGCTTCCTCGCAAATTCATAGCCGACTATTTTGAGACCAGCAGCCAGTGCTCCAATCCCGGTGTCATGTAAGTGCCAGTtctcctgcccagccctggggagaTGCAGAGGGTGTGCAGCGGGGACACAGACCAGCCAGGGATGCCATCCCGGGAAGGCCCCGTCCTCCGGGACGTCCTGTTAACTATGCAGAACCCAGGTCTCCGAGGTGTGACCTGACCTGGCCAGGGGCTTGCTGAgtcagggtggggggctggcgcagcccagagggaagggaggggaagaaggaagcagcagcagcaggatcCTTGGAGGGGCCCCCTGAATCAGTGGGAGCAGCAGAGGGTTCCTGAGAGAGTGAGCAGGGCAGAGCGTGGGTCCGAGGGGCCACTGCAGGCCCAGGGCTCCCCTGCTGGGTTGTTCAGTGTGTAacctgccccctcctctccacaGCTTCCTAACCAGAAGAGGCCGGGAGGTCTGTGCTAACCCCAGTGAGGCCTGGGTCCAGGAGTACATCACCCACCTGGAGCTGAATGCCTGAGCGGCCTGGAAGTTTTGAGGAACCCAGTGGCCTCCGTGGGCCAACGGGAAGCAGGGGCCCGAGCCGTGGAACCACCCCTGCTAACCTCCACAGCTACCTCTCCTGTGGGTGGGTTGTTACCCAACACCCACACTCTGGGACTCTTCTTAACTTAAATTTCAACTTAtttatactatttaatttttgtaatttattttgaatgtCATGCTGTGTTTGGAACTGTCTGCTCCAAGAGATCTCAGGACACCTTCCTCAcaaccctcccctgcccctctacTTGCACTGTGTTTGATGACAACTGAGTGGCTGTCATCAGTTTGTTCTGGGCGGAGGTGGCGTTAAAGCCACCAGACTGACGGATGTGTATGAAATGTTTCTGTTCGGTGCTGTGTTCAGCCCGGagacataataataaaaatgctctTTCAGAAAGTAAACTGGCTTTGAGTTTGGTTTGGTTTATCTGGCGAATCAGAATCACTGGTTGAAAGAAATAATAGGCAAAGGATAGGAAGAGGGGAAGTGGagggaagctgggagagagggagagggagctaCCAGAGACACTGTTTTACACTGGAGCCACAGTTCTGGAACCCCGCAGTTAtttgaaacatataaaaattatttgaacatatgaaaatattttattaattgaatCATACCGTGCCTGCTTTAGGAAAATTCACTACTCAAATGGATATCATTAAGAAGGGTATTTGTAGTACTTACTTATGATCAATCAAACTTTCTTAATAACAATTACAAGCCTATTTGATACTCTAGGctgagtgctttttaaaaaagattttgtttctttttagagggagatggaagggaaggagagggagaggcagaaaaacatcaatgtgtgagagaaacacccactggttgcctcttgcatgtccccaactggggaacgaacccacatcccaggcatgtgccctgaccgggaatcaaactggtgacctttcactttgtggcaTGGTGCccgcccaactgagccacacaggtcagggctgggtTGAGTGCCTTTTATACAGTGAATATTTGACCCTCACAATGAGATAGTATAGCTTATTGACAGAAGAGTAaactggggctggggctcagagagggtaagcaatttggccaagatcacacagcaaatgGTACAACTGAGTTCCAAAACTAGACTTTGATATAACTACAGACTACGTTCTTAATCAGTAGCCAAGTTAGTTCCCAAAATGCCATCCACCTGTACTCAAATCTCAAGCAATGACTGTTTAAAACCATTCACATCGTAATTTTTAGATGTGGACCTGGGAATTGATATTTCTACCAAGCTTATCAGGTTTTCCACATGCCTGTTAACAACTGAGAAGCAGAAATAGTCAAACAGGATTCATCACTCTCCCAAGTACAATGCATATCTGTACATAGTAACGGGTATATTGTACCTTATTTTTTACTTGAGTCCATGCTTCACAAAATGAATGACAAATGTGAAGGAGAAACTCAACCGGTGTACACGTGGAGCAGGATTCTGCTTATAGGTTTACCGAGAAAGCCGAGTTATTTAATAGACGGAATTCCTGAGTTATAGTAATAACTACAAGAAATGTCACTGAGCTAGAGTCCTttttcccaaagaaggaaaaattcaaaAGACTCGTGGGTGGGAAAATGaaacatgtattaatttttatgggccatgattatttcattttctttgaaagaatCTTATTTTTACACCCCAGTTTAGAATTATAGTGATCAAACTCTTTAGAGTACAATTAAACATCCTACTAAGCAAACATTAAAATGCGCATACTATTTGACCTAGAAATCACTGGCCCTGATTCCTTCTCTAGGAATCTATTTAGTAGTAACACTACCAAAGGACAGGAAtatgctgggggcggggggcaaaagtaggcttacagctgttcatgtggaaaataatacagtaattaataaatagtaatgtaAGTATAAACtatgtttcacgtactcacaactgtaaacccgctttgccccaccctgtaccgGCACAAGGATATTCTTTGCAGCATGGTTTCTAAAGAGCAGAAAATGGAAGCAACCATCAGCAGAGGACGGAGATGCCCCCGATGGAGTATTCTGCAGTCAGCAAAGAGGATAAACACCTCTACACCTATGGAAAGGGTCCATATTATTATGTGCAAAAGGTATATCGGTTTACATCTAGTATATGCCTACATACTCTACGTGTATGCTACAGAACCGCATGTATAAAATGCTATTACTTTTAAGGccccatatacatatatatttgcaaagGCAAGTATGTGGAAAGATACATATCAAATAGCTAACTGATTTCTCAGAGGAAAGGAGAttaatacatatttcttttaGGAATGggtacttttcctttttattctctgcACTTTTTAAATTCGATTTATTTTTCAGTGACGTGTATCATTTACCTCTCTGGTCTCATCTTACCCTACCTTACCCTACCTTTGATGGGCGACACTCTATTCATCAGAACCATTTTCTGGTTGGACTCGGAGTGGACACAGAGGAGACGGAGCTCAGCTTGGCCGTTCATAACAGTCTGTGCTCCACAATGGCTTTTATGGAACGAGAGCAATGCAACGgacaagtcatttgcccaaggcttctccctctctcctctctctccctctctctctctctctctctctctctctctctctctctctcacacacacacacacacacacacacacacacacacactcgctcCTCCCAGGCAACATTGTACAGTCCCCTTCTACTACTTCTACTCATTCCCCTGGCACCATCACCACCCACACCTGTGACGAGTGTGCAGGGAGACTGGACGGAAAAGCCTTTGTCTCCACAGAAGCAGTGAAGCTGTTCCCGTTTCTTCCCTCTTGGCCTCCAGCATTGTGAGACAAACAAAACCTGCTCATTTACACTGAACTGTTTCTCAAGGCCCAGCAACCCAAAGCCAAACGAGAAGCCTAACCAGCTCAACATTCCCTCAGTACAAGAGCTGTGAACAGAGTGATAGACCAAAGACCACggtgagggaagggggaggatgggggtggCATTGAGAACCTGCGCTAGGGCCTTTCAGAGCCGGATATGTGACTGAGATCCTTGGTCAGCATCCGGGGTGACCTCCCTGCGGAATGTCCTCTATGGACACAGGCATGTGCTGGGGGAAAGCCCTCTTTTCTGGGGgctgcctgcctcctgtctgTGTGAGTTTGCTAACTCCTGTCCTGGGGTTTGCCTTGGGTGTTGAGCAATTGACAGCCACTTGGGGCTGGTCTTGTGGTTTCTTTGGCAATGTAACACTCTTCTAATAATAGTAGGTTTCTGAACTCTTTGCTTCCGATCAGTTCTGTGGGCTCGACCACCCGAAGCAGTCGACCATCCAGTCGTCTGTCTTGCATTTTAACAGGGGTTGGGAATGTGTCCTTCCTAGCATGGGCCTCCATACTACAGTCACCCGACGCCCCCTACCTCCCGGCCCTCTGGTGACAGactctgcctccctcttggcccctgtgGAGGTGGGGCAACGTGCAGAAGTGACAAATACTTGACACCCAGCACAAAGCCACATCCTCCCTACACCTTCACAAGGAGCTAATTGCCCACTTTAAGTAAGGAAGACACATATTTCATAGGataggggaggcgggaggggttAGGGCCACAGCTAGACCCCAGGTTTTTCTCCCGTGAAGTCTCCCATTTCCCTGCCTCCGTGCACTCTGCCTTGAGCTTGGAGTAGAATGTCTGCATTTACAGCCCTTCTAGACTCCGGGTTACCGGTGAAAGTCGACAGGTTGGAAAGGCCTTTCTTAGCAAAGctgattgtttttttcctttcctgatttCAGGTGAGCCCATTTCCAAGTAGCCTGACCTCTTTCTTAAAGGACCTTACTGATGAATGCCAGTAGTACCTATCATATGCCAATATTCGGGATCTTATCTATCAAATTCTTTAATGTTGCAGCCTTAGTACTTGCCAAAGGGCCTTAGCACCCACCGACCCATCACAGACCACAGTTCAGCCAACAGCAGCGACACCCTGCAAGAGCGGTTCCCAAAGGGGGTGCCCAGAGGACAGCCTGAGAACGCCTGGGAACTCGCCAGAAGTGCACATTCCAGGCGCTCCTCCCTCCTTCAGAGGGCAGAACACAGCAATCCGTGTTTTAACAAACCTTAGGGAATCCCCGCCCAcaacaaagtttaaaaaccacTTGCATTTAACAAGGTACTCTCTAAATTCCCTCCGACTTTTTCAGTTCAGCCAATCCCACACTTCAGTTGGGGGCTGTCACTTTTAACAGACCCCGTGTCTCCGCACAGATACAGGACTGTATTTCTCAGGGAACTTGGTggtttcaaagaggaaaacaaacaagcaaacaaacctaACTCTAAGAAGCTTGAATAAATGAACCTTGTGTCTCCGAAGCTGAAGGGTCCGGGGCAGCTCTGGCTCCAGGCCAGGCTGGATGCACAGCCCTGTGATACTGTAACAGGtgctattttcttctctttctgatccCCCTTCCATGGGGAAGTCCCAGGTGCCCCACAGGGTTACATGAatccttgttcattttcttgagGGAAGAGAGGGTCTGTGTCCCCATTGACAAAAATCTCTAGGttctggggagggtggaggtgggggagggaggggggtcagccagggtggggtggagggatggggagaaagggcacacaactgtaattgaataacaataaaaatttttttaaaaatctctaggtTCTTTTGTATTTGACTAACTTAGAGTTCAGAATCCCTATTCCTAGCCAATTGCTGTGGCTACGGGGACGGTTTTACTGATATGCCTAAGCAAATtgaggcacatgcctgaattgtgggTTGGGTAAATTCCACATAAACTTCAAGTCTGAGGATTAGACTTGAAGGGTGCGGAAGGGTGGCTTCTCCAAGGAACTATGGGTTCCCGGCATCAGGAAGGATGTAGAATAGAAGCTGGTCagaaaaaacatgttttcatGATAATAAtgtatttgtttgtctttttcccaTGGATTTTTCCTTGATATATGAAGGACACTAACCCTTGGTATGTGAAcatttcctctcctttgctcTCTAGATTGGAAACTCTTCGACTTCCACcttcctgaatttatttttaagaagatgCTGACTCGTGTATTTTCTGTCACCCTATAAATGACTACCACCCAAATCCTAAGCTCTTTGTGGTGCCAAAGTTACCATCAGAAAATGAAGCTGTGTGTCGGTTCCAGACAAACAAATTAGGGTGGAACTGGCCCTGCCACAAACACCATCTACCCACCGCATGTAAaaggacagggacagggaaaATGAAAGAACTCTCAGAATAATGAGTCATTGTGACTGAGATTGCCCATACTGAGGAAGAGGGTGGAGTCCTTTAATATGAGGTGGCCAAAGGGGTAGATGACTGGGGAAACCTCCTATTTGCTACTTCTATTCTTCTTGCCTTGGACCagcatccacacacacacacacacacacacacacacacacacacacacacacactattataTGGAATTGGCCACGTCCCCAGACACTGGGTGGGTCCTGATTAAAACAAGCCAATGTGCAtctttgaaggttttttttttaacttatcatTATAACATAAGCATTTCCCACGTCATCGCATTGTCTGCAAAGGCTCCCTAATAGACAACCAAGTGAAGATGCCACCATTTTCTTCGCCAGTTCCATGTTGTAGATGGTTTAAACTGGGTCCACTTTTGAATTGCTATCAATGTGCTGGGCACCACATATTCTTATGCATAAAccttttttctgtatttgaagTTCCTTACACAGGAAATAGATGCCCAACCATGTATTATCTTCATCAAGGGCTAGGATCACCTTAAGGTCCCTCATGCACATCAGCACCCATATCTAACACGTCTTCATgcccttttctctgtgtgtattgGGGCCCTCGATGGATCTCTCTTGAATGAGCAGGTCTGAACGGCCATCTGCTCTCATGACTCCTGAATCCCAGGCTTTGCGAGCACAGCTCTGCCCCTGGATGTGGTTTCGGTTGGGCTGTGCTGCCCAGGACCCGTGGCTTCATTGCACTTGTCACATCTATGTAGTTAGAACAGCTGTGGAATAACAGGGTAGTTTCTTCTTTGCTGAGGGAAACTCTGACTAGAGAGCTCTGGGGAGAAGAAAGAGCTAAGTGTTGTCCAAGGGTGACATCAGCATCTCACCCCGCTTTGCCGTGGAAACCACTTCCCCCTAATCAGCCCCAGTCAAGTGAGTACTTAGAACTATTTTTACAAATACCCTTAGCCCTGTGGCTACCCAAGACTCCTGTTGCATGCACAAGTCAACAGGCACCACTATACTTAAAAAGCTTCCTTTCTCATCACCCTCAGTTTCCATTTACCCATGGTCCAGGGCTTACCTGCTAAGGGGAGGGGACACAGCTTGGACCCCAGAAGGAGGCTGGCACCAGCGAGTCTTGGTCCCTCCTTGCCCTCCTCACTGTGGCCCTCTGTTCCCAGGCCTCCTCTGACAAGTATCCTTCTGTGGCCATTTGCTGTTGTCCCTCTCCTTTCTGGCTCAGGTCAGACCATGTCAACAAAGTTCTATGGACAGAGGCACCCAAGTAAAATCAGGAACTTCTCAAAGGGTTTTCAAAATTCCCTGGGCTATCTGTTCAGGGGGCTTTTCTTTCCAAAAGAGTTTTAGCTTTCTGTTCTATATAAgtggcaggcagggtgggggcttgtCTTATTCTGGGAATGGTTAAATGGAGTACTTTTCAGCAAGAGGCAGAATCCAGCTTCACCTGCTTCCCAGTGATCAGCTGAGTAATAAACTCACCTCAGTACCACTTTATGGGTGATTTACAAAGACAGTCTCTTGCTGGAAAAATCTCTTCCTAGACCAGATTAAGTTTCCCAAATAGAACTGGAACAAGAGACAGATTATTCAATTATCAGCATCCCCTGCAGAGAGAGATAGAAGTCAAAGCTAAGAttagagcaaaaaataaaagatagaggTGGTCCGAAGCTGCGACATAAAAAGAGCCTGAACTTACCTCCTCCTGGGGACACCCTGGATAAACAGCTGCGTATGGAACAATTTCCTCTGGGGAAAACCGCCCCCCCCAACAACCCTGATAACTAGCTCAGCAGCTGCTTCACATCTGCAAATGAGAATAAAGTCAGATGCAGGCTGTTAGGAGCAGCTGAGACCAGTTTCATAGTCCATAATCGTGAGGGAACTTACAATCCCGGGGGCTCTCCCTGGGGACTGAAGGGCAGGTGCCCCACATCAGTCACCCAACTTTTAAGACCTGTGCCCGAGAGACAAGCTCCCcaaacatctggctgtgaaaaccaacAGGCTGTGTCCGAGAGACCCAAAGGCCCAGCGCAGAAGCGGCCTTTTAAAAAGTGCCCAGATTTTACATTTTACGTTAAGGAGACTCACCTGCTGATCTTAGAGCCTTGGCCTGAGCGGCCTGGCCTGCTGGGAAACACTCCAGGGCAGAAGTCCTGGTGGGAGCCGTTTTCACCCTCTCCGCTGCCTTACTAACGCTGGgaagcatctttttttttcttttcctctacacttttttttctcatcaggtGCCATCTTTACGCTCTAACAGGCAGGCACCATT
This window of the Desmodus rotundus isolate HL8 chromosome 9, HLdesRot8A.1, whole genome shotgun sequence genome carries:
- the LOC112316400 gene encoding C-C motif chemokine 3 — encoded protein: MAPQRIVEGRSQQRAPTPISALLTLELARLLLSIMKVSGAVLAALLCAVALCSQVFSAPLGADTPTACCFSYTSRQLPRKFIADYFETSSQCSNPGVIFLTRRGREVCANPSEAWVQEYITHLELNA